One window from the genome of Acuticoccus sp. I52.16.1 encodes:
- a CDS encoding Rrf2 family transcriptional regulator, whose translation MISQKAQYALKALVILAKLGENDALTTAQIAEQRKIPRKFLEQILLELKRHGIVASRRGRDGGYMLLKKADAITFGEVLRIVDGPLAPLPCLSKVAYRQCEGCIDETTCEVRRVFELVTSATRAVLDRATVADAIGTDDEELARFMIPRAA comes from the coding sequence ATGATCTCACAAAAAGCCCAATACGCCCTCAAAGCGCTCGTGATCCTCGCCAAGCTCGGCGAGAACGACGCGCTGACGACCGCCCAGATCGCCGAGCAGCGCAAGATTCCGCGCAAGTTCCTCGAACAGATCCTCCTGGAGCTGAAGCGGCACGGCATCGTCGCCAGCCGTCGCGGGCGGGACGGCGGCTACATGCTCTTGAAGAAGGCGGACGCGATCACCTTCGGCGAGGTGCTGCGGATCGTCGACGGTCCGTTGGCGCCGCTGCCGTGCCTCTCCAAGGTCGCCTATCGCCAGTGCGAGGGCTGCATCGACGAGACGACCTGCGAGGTCCGGCGCGTGTTCGAGCTCGTCACCAGCGCGACGCGGGCGGTGCTGGACCGGGCCACCGTGGCCGACGCGATCGGCACCGACGACGAGGAGTTGGCGAGGTTCATGATCCCGCGCGCGGCCTAA
- a CDS encoding alpha/beta fold hydrolase, with the protein MSFVTTSDGTEIFYKDWGPKDATPIVFHHGWPLTADDWDNQMMYFLLAGYRVIAHDRRGHGRSTQTDTGNEMDTYAADVAALTDALDLEGAIHIGHSTGGGEATRYVARAKPGRVAKAVLIGAVPPIMVQTEANPGGLPIEVFDGLRTALAANRAQFYMDLPSGPFYGYNRDGAKVDQGVITHWWRQGMMGGIKAHYDCIKAFSETDFTEDLKAIDVPVLVMHGDDDQIVPYADSAPLSAKLLAKGELKTYAGLPHGMCTTHPEVVNPDLLAFVKS; encoded by the coding sequence ATGTCTTTCGTCACCACCAGCGACGGCACGGAGATCTTCTACAAGGACTGGGGTCCGAAGGACGCGACGCCCATCGTCTTTCATCACGGCTGGCCGCTGACCGCGGACGACTGGGACAACCAGATGATGTACTTCCTGCTCGCGGGATATCGCGTCATCGCCCACGACCGGCGCGGCCACGGTCGCTCGACGCAGACCGACACCGGCAACGAGATGGACACCTACGCCGCCGACGTCGCCGCACTGACCGACGCGCTCGATCTCGAGGGTGCGATCCACATCGGCCACTCCACCGGCGGCGGCGAGGCGACGCGCTACGTGGCGCGCGCCAAGCCGGGGCGGGTGGCAAAGGCGGTGCTCATCGGCGCCGTACCGCCGATCATGGTCCAGACCGAGGCCAACCCCGGCGGCTTGCCGATCGAGGTGTTCGACGGCCTGCGCACCGCCCTCGCCGCCAATCGGGCGCAGTTCTACATGGATCTCCCCTCCGGCCCCTTCTACGGCTACAACCGCGACGGGGCGAAGGTCGACCAGGGCGTCATCACCCACTGGTGGCGGCAGGGGATGATGGGCGGCATCAAGGCCCACTACGACTGCATCAAGGCCTTCTCCGAGACCGACTTCACCGAGGACCTGAAGGCGATCGACGTGCCGGTGCTGGTGATGCACGGCGACGACGACCAGATCGTCCCCTACGCCGACTCCGCGCCGCTCTCGGCCAAACTGCTGGCGAAGGGCGAGCTGAAGACCTACGCCGGCCTGCCGCACGGCATGTGCACCACGCACCCCGAGGTGGTGAACCCGGACCTCCTCGCCTTCGTGAAGAGCTGA
- a CDS encoding acyl-CoA dehydrogenase family protein, with product MDFALTDDQAAIRDAIERICARFGDDYWLEKDRGGGFPTDFYDALAGEGWLGICTAEAHGGAGLGVSEAAIMMRQIAESGAGLSGASAVHINIFGLKPVDVYGTEAQKARMIRPMAEGREKACFGVTEPDTGLNTTQLKLRAEKRGDRYVVNGQKVWISTAQVADNILLLARTTPLEEVAKPTHGLSLFYTPFDRDRISVREIEKMGRKAVDSNELFFADFEIPEGDRIGEEGRGFEYILHGMNPERILIAAEAIGLGFAALAKATAYAKERNVFNRPIGQNQAIQHPLAVCHSELEAAWLVTLKAAWEYDNGLPCGASANMAKYLAGEAGFNACQQAVMTHGGFGYAKEYHVERYLRESLIPRIAPVSPQLALCFIAERVLGLPKSY from the coding sequence ATGGACTTTGCACTCACCGACGACCAGGCGGCGATCCGCGACGCGATCGAGCGGATCTGCGCCCGCTTCGGCGACGACTATTGGCTGGAGAAGGACCGCGGCGGCGGCTTTCCGACCGACTTCTACGACGCCCTCGCCGGCGAGGGATGGCTCGGCATCTGCACGGCCGAGGCGCACGGCGGGGCCGGCCTCGGCGTCAGCGAGGCGGCGATCATGATGCGCCAGATCGCCGAGAGCGGGGCGGGTCTTTCCGGCGCGTCGGCGGTCCATATCAACATCTTCGGGCTGAAGCCGGTGGACGTCTACGGCACCGAGGCGCAGAAGGCGCGCATGATCCGGCCGATGGCGGAGGGCCGGGAGAAGGCCTGCTTCGGCGTCACCGAGCCCGATACCGGCCTCAACACCACGCAGCTGAAGCTGCGCGCCGAGAAGCGCGGCGACCGCTATGTGGTGAACGGGCAGAAGGTGTGGATCTCGACCGCGCAGGTGGCGGACAATATCCTGCTCCTCGCCCGCACAACTCCGCTGGAAGAGGTCGCCAAGCCGACCCACGGCCTCAGCCTCTTCTACACTCCGTTCGACCGCGACCGTATCAGCGTGCGCGAGATCGAGAAGATGGGCCGCAAGGCGGTCGACTCCAACGAGCTTTTCTTCGCCGACTTCGAGATCCCGGAGGGCGACCGGATCGGCGAGGAAGGGCGCGGATTCGAGTATATCCTGCATGGGATGAACCCGGAGCGGATCCTGATCGCGGCGGAGGCGATCGGCCTCGGCTTCGCCGCGCTCGCGAAGGCGACGGCGTACGCCAAGGAGCGCAACGTCTTCAACCGGCCGATCGGCCAGAACCAGGCGATCCAGCATCCGCTGGCGGTCTGCCACAGCGAACTCGAGGCGGCCTGGCTCGTCACCCTCAAGGCGGCGTGGGAGTACGACAACGGCCTGCCGTGCGGCGCTTCGGCCAACATGGCGAAGTATCTCGCCGGGGAGGCCGGGTTCAACGCCTGCCAACAGGCGGTGATGACGCACGGCGGCTTCGGCTACGCGAAGGAATATCACGTCGAGCGCTACCTGCGTGAAAGCCTCATCCCGCGTATCGCGCCGGTCTCGCCGCAACTCGCGCTGTGCTTCATCGCCGAGCGGGTGCTGGGGCTGCCGAAGTCCTATTGA
- a CDS encoding response regulator transcription factor — protein MARPIVAVVDDDPHMRAALERLLRSIGYRVATFEGTAQLLAHRDPGALLCVLVDLQMPGIDGVALTATLTARYPSLPVLAMTAYPGEAVRRRAMDAGAVAFLAKPLDAALLEAHLALVARASG, from the coding sequence GTGGCCCGTCCCATCGTCGCGGTCGTCGACGACGACCCGCACATGCGGGCCGCGCTGGAGCGGCTGCTGCGGTCGATCGGTTATCGGGTGGCGACGTTCGAGGGGACGGCCCAGCTTCTGGCTCACCGCGATCCGGGGGCGCTGCTGTGCGTGCTCGTCGACCTTCAGATGCCCGGCATCGACGGTGTCGCGCTGACGGCGACACTGACCGCGCGATACCCGTCGCTGCCGGTGCTGGCGATGACGGCCTATCCCGGCGAGGCGGTCCGCCGCCGCGCGATGGACGCCGGCGCGGTCGCCTTCCTGGCCAAGCCGCTCGACGCGGCGCTCCTCGAGGCGCATCTCGCCCTGGTGGCGCGCGCGAGTGGCTGA
- a CDS encoding SDR family oxidoreductase, with product MTTEFEVLREDLFAGKGAVVSGAGTGIGRAIVMRLTALGMSVTGLGRREEKLKEVEAATSDMPGSFRWKSVNVRETETLEGVIAEAGEAHGIDLLVNNAGGQFFAPATKISRRGWDAVIDLNLSAVFTATKAAYPYLKSARGAVVNMSLSGVDRGSMGLAHSIAARAGVLGMTRSLALEWAADGIRLNCMGPGTVVTSGLSDEAAKALLDGLVAATPMHQDTSVEEVAELTAFLASPAARLMTGQLIQIDGGAHIGAGLHMLDAA from the coding sequence ATGACTACAGAGTTCGAGGTCCTGAGAGAGGACCTGTTTGCCGGCAAGGGCGCGGTCGTGTCGGGCGCGGGCACCGGGATCGGGCGCGCCATCGTGATGCGCCTCACCGCGCTCGGAATGAGCGTCACCGGCCTCGGCCGGCGCGAGGAGAAGCTGAAGGAGGTGGAAGCGGCGACCTCCGACATGCCCGGCTCGTTCCGCTGGAAAAGCGTCAACGTGCGGGAGACGGAGACGCTGGAGGGCGTGATCGCCGAAGCGGGCGAAGCGCACGGCATCGACCTTCTGGTGAACAACGCCGGCGGGCAGTTCTTCGCCCCCGCCACCAAGATCAGCCGGCGCGGCTGGGACGCGGTGATCGACCTCAACCTCTCCGCCGTCTTCACCGCCACCAAGGCCGCCTACCCCTATCTGAAATCGGCGCGCGGCGCGGTGGTCAACATGAGCCTCTCGGGCGTCGACCGCGGCTCGATGGGTCTCGCCCATTCGATCGCCGCGCGCGCCGGCGTGCTGGGCATGACGCGCTCGCTGGCGCTGGAGTGGGCGGCGGACGGGATCCGTCTCAACTGCATGGGCCCCGGCACGGTGGTGACGTCCGGCCTGTCGGACGAGGCGGCCAAGGCACTCCTCGACGGGCTCGTGGCGGCGACGCCGATGCACCAGGACACCAGCGTCGAGGAGGTGGCGGAGCTGACGGCCTTCCTGGCGAGCCCCGCCGCCCGGCTGATGACGGGCCAGCTCATCCAGATCGACGGTGGCGCCCACATCGGCGCGGGCCTGCACATGCTGGACGCCGCCTGA
- a CDS encoding calcium-binding protein: MFDRDFSFRSNVRERFSRDADDRPDPLDNLRISDSIGLQVLVYDTETGEVEDLTADIGRGFGNSSLRYAWAMEQVGDDIFVGSSLVNPDLLSYSKLLFRIQSGLISTEALGDTVDFLEFVGESSPIGDTSDYGIYRYRDGAWEQVLGPQEYPEFGGFGVRELRKVVVDDGGTERTFLFAGTITEPFPGQDNEEVASLWVSEDNGDTWSEIETGPSAPGSGNTSYRSLAQYGDELIVTTQDVNGGAVWSYDPLTGEWVEIAVIEDVVIATEVEVVEEPSGQIALYVGTASGYIGGPPLQIHRFVEDPGTGEWSGENITPNAFTTQAGERITRVDGNQGEDSLGNPLDVLENPFDDGGALTMFYADGKLFYGTSDYVGAAGLAYIELDDVEGNPVDPEKWVLVTADGFGNEANTYIWSADVDTSGDETVMYIGTFDQDNSFEMLTSTDGDSWERLTSDAFGTKNNWGIRELDVLESDPSKVLLGTASTLIMPGLREDPNDDLLLRMRFAGSDGGPAIGDAKANFIVGSQQYDALFGLGGDDLIMGSARADAIDGGHGDDDISGGLGADVLRGGWGDDWIAGGRGGDRIFDGPGFDTMAGGPGFDKFHLTVDGEVDVIVDYEPGDRVMFYDDWGRFVRGAWQMETPDGVVWMVDGEPEALAAGLTL, from the coding sequence GTGTTCGATCGAGATTTTTCGTTCCGCTCCAATGTACGGGAGCGCTTTTCGCGGGATGCGGACGACAGGCCGGACCCGCTCGACAACCTGCGGATCTCCGACAGTATCGGGCTTCAGGTCCTCGTCTACGATACCGAAACCGGCGAAGTGGAAGACCTGACGGCCGATATCGGCCGGGGCTTCGGCAACTCTTCGCTGCGCTATGCCTGGGCGATGGAGCAGGTCGGGGACGATATCTTCGTCGGCTCCAGCCTCGTCAATCCGGACCTCCTGTCCTACTCCAAGCTGCTCTTCCGGATTCAGAGCGGGCTGATCTCGACCGAGGCGCTGGGCGACACGGTCGATTTCCTGGAGTTCGTCGGGGAGAGTTCACCGATCGGCGACACGTCCGACTACGGCATCTACCGCTACCGCGATGGTGCGTGGGAGCAGGTGCTGGGGCCGCAGGAGTATCCCGAGTTCGGCGGCTTCGGCGTGCGCGAGCTGCGCAAGGTGGTGGTCGACGACGGCGGAACCGAGCGCACCTTCCTGTTCGCCGGCACCATCACCGAGCCCTTCCCCGGTCAGGACAACGAGGAGGTCGCCTCCCTCTGGGTCAGCGAGGACAACGGCGACACCTGGAGCGAGATCGAGACCGGCCCGTCGGCACCCGGCTCCGGCAACACCTCCTACCGCAGTCTCGCGCAGTACGGCGACGAGCTGATCGTCACCACGCAGGACGTCAACGGCGGCGCGGTGTGGTCCTACGACCCGCTGACGGGCGAGTGGGTGGAGATCGCCGTCATCGAGGACGTCGTCATCGCCACCGAGGTCGAGGTCGTCGAGGAGCCGAGCGGGCAGATCGCGCTCTATGTCGGCACGGCGTCGGGCTACATCGGCGGGCCGCCGTTGCAGATCCACCGCTTCGTCGAGGATCCGGGCACGGGCGAATGGTCCGGCGAGAACATCACCCCCAACGCGTTCACCACCCAGGCCGGCGAGCGGATCACCCGCGTCGACGGCAACCAGGGCGAGGACAGCCTGGGCAACCCGCTGGACGTCCTCGAGAACCCGTTCGACGACGGCGGCGCGCTGACGATGTTCTACGCCGACGGCAAGCTCTTCTACGGCACGTCCGACTATGTCGGCGCCGCCGGGCTCGCCTACATCGAGCTGGACGACGTCGAGGGCAACCCGGTCGATCCCGAGAAGTGGGTGCTGGTGACGGCCGACGGCTTCGGCAACGAGGCCAACACCTACATCTGGTCCGCCGACGTCGACACGTCCGGCGACGAGACGGTGATGTATATCGGCACGTTCGACCAGGACAACAGCTTCGAGATGCTGACCTCGACCGACGGGGACTCCTGGGAACGCCTCACCAGCGATGCGTTCGGCACCAAGAACAACTGGGGCATTCGCGAGCTGGACGTCCTGGAGAGCGACCCGAGCAAAGTGCTGCTCGGCACCGCCTCGACGCTCATCATGCCGGGCCTGCGCGAGGATCCCAACGACGACCTGCTGCTGCGGATGCGCTTCGCCGGGTCCGACGGCGGGCCGGCGATCGGCGACGCGAAGGCCAACTTCATCGTCGGCAGCCAGCAGTACGACGCGCTGTTCGGGCTCGGCGGCGACGATCTCATCATGGGCTCGGCCCGCGCCGACGCGATCGACGGCGGCCACGGCGACGACGACATCTCCGGCGGCCTCGGCGCGGACGTCCTGCGTGGCGGGTGGGGCGACGACTGGATCGCCGGCGGCCGTGGCGGCGACCGCATCTTCGACGGCCCCGGCTTCGACACGATGGCCGGCGGGCCGGGCTTCGACAAGTTCCACCTTACCGTCGACGGCGAGGTCGACGTGATCGTCGACTACGAGCCGGGCGACCGGGTGATGTTCTACGACGATTGGGGCCGCTTCGTGCGCGGCGCCTGGCAGATGGAGACGCCCGACGGGGTGGTGTGGATGGTCGACGGAGAGCCCGAAGCGCTCGCCGCCGGCCTCACGCTCTAG
- a CDS encoding sulfate ABC transporter substrate-binding protein — MPRLRTALLLSTAFGMSALSGAIVPALADTTLLNVSYDPTRELYKDFNAAFAEHYREATGERVNVRMSHGGSGKQARSVIDGLEADIVTLAISIDIDEIADVTGKIPADWQARLPNASSPYTSTIVFLVREGNPKGLTDWDDLVAKGVEVITPNPKTSGGARWNYLAAWIWALEAYGGDEARVKDYITALYRNVPVLDTGARGATTTFSQRGIGDVLLAWENEAYLTLQDLGEDNFDIVVPSVSILAEPPVTLVDGNVDANGTREVAEAYLAYLYSPEGQTLAAKHFYRPANPDAVDPAALAFFPEVRRVRVEDVFGSWDVAQERHFANGGLFDQIYKPGS, encoded by the coding sequence ATGCCCCGTCTGCGAACTGCTCTTCTCCTGTCGACGGCGTTCGGCATGTCCGCGCTCAGCGGCGCCATCGTCCCGGCCCTGGCCGACACGACGCTGCTCAACGTGTCGTACGATCCGACCCGCGAACTCTACAAAGATTTCAACGCCGCCTTCGCCGAGCACTACAGGGAGGCGACCGGAGAGCGCGTGAACGTGCGCATGTCGCACGGCGGCTCCGGGAAGCAGGCGCGCTCCGTCATCGACGGGCTGGAGGCCGACATCGTCACCCTCGCGATCTCGATCGACATCGACGAGATCGCCGACGTGACCGGCAAGATCCCGGCCGACTGGCAGGCCCGCCTGCCGAACGCCAGCTCGCCCTACACCTCGACCATCGTCTTCCTGGTGCGCGAGGGCAATCCGAAGGGGCTGACCGACTGGGACGATCTCGTCGCCAAGGGCGTCGAGGTCATCACGCCGAACCCGAAGACCTCCGGCGGTGCCCGCTGGAACTACCTCGCGGCCTGGATATGGGCGCTGGAGGCGTATGGCGGCGACGAGGCGAGGGTGAAGGATTACATTACCGCCCTCTACCGCAACGTCCCGGTGCTGGACACCGGCGCACGTGGCGCCACTACGACGTTCAGCCAGCGCGGCATCGGCGACGTGCTGCTCGCCTGGGAGAACGAGGCCTACCTCACCCTGCAGGACCTGGGTGAGGACAACTTCGACATCGTCGTCCCCTCGGTCTCCATCCTCGCCGAGCCGCCGGTGACGCTGGTCGACGGCAACGTCGACGCCAACGGCACGCGCGAGGTCGCCGAGGCCTATCTCGCGTATCTCTACTCGCCCGAGGGCCAGACGCTGGCGGCCAAGCACTTCTACCGCCCCGCCAATCCCGATGCGGTCGACCCTGCGGCGCTCGCCTTCTTCCCCGAGGTGCGGCGCGTGCGCGTCGAGGACGTGTTCGGCTCGTGGGACGTGGCGCAGGAGCGCCACTTCGCCAACGGCGGCCTGTTCGACCAGATCTACAAGCCGGGCAGCTGA